AAACTGCTCCTGGAAAGTCATCAGATTAAGCTCGGACGAGCCGCCGTTCGTGATAGCCTCCTGCACTTTCGCCTTCCATGCTATCGAGCTGCTCCGTATGGCGGCACCCTCCTCTGTATCACCCATGACCATTTCCATGCACCTCGTGAGCTCCTTGGCGTCCAGAAACCTGTCTGTGTCTATTGCGGTGCGCACACCAATGCCCCACTCGACAACGAGGCGCGCATTGGTGTCCTGGTCGGACCACTGCGGCACTGCCACCACCGGCACGCCGCACGCCACGCTCTCCAGGCTGAGGCACGCTTCCGCAGTGGACGCCGCTTTCGTTGCGTCGATAGCGGCGATGCGGCGCCTTCTGCGGTCGGCCGTTATGAAGGAGCGGTGTTCCATCTCCTTGTCCCACTCCTCCTGCGACATGTTCggcggcttctccttcggcgcgacggtgcgcggcttcggcgtCACCTTCGCTggagcctttctcttcggtggcatggcggcggcgagggtttttgggggtggaggctggatgggagatggagcggcgggcgggGGAAATGAGCGGCGAAGGGAACGGGGTTTTGGTGGAGAAGATATATAATGtggggatgtgtggctgacaggcggcttccacgcccaaaattttcagcctagcgaggcgccggcgcgcccgattcgcaccCTTGGCCAAGGGGCCGACACAGGGTTGCCGGTGCTTCTAGCTCGGAAAACTGCTGGCGCTATTTGGAGTGTGCCGGTGTGTGCCCATTTTCGCTatcggcccccaaatcgctatcggggccgctatgggggacgccggtggagatgctctaacaagtcCAAATTAGCCAGCTCCTCTTTCAGTCACGTTTGGTGGACATGTTTACTGGAGGGGAGGATCTCCACTTTCTTTAAGCCAGGATATATCAAATCTTAATTACCCTAATTTGTTAGCTAGTAAACAGAATGAGTGAATTGTGATGAGAAGTATCTATTACACATTTCCTCACAGATACTAAATAAATCATGTCTTCCTACTTAGAAGACATTATGCTTTTCTAAAGCAGGGGCTACATGTtttattcccccccccccccccaccataaACCACGAAAGTGGCGATTCTCCCATCCAGGAAAACATTAGATTTCGTCGAGAATCAGTGTGTTTAGATTTTCAAAACATAATAAAATTTAATGTTATTTGTAACACAATCTTGAAACAGGAAACAAAGCAAATCGACAACCACATGCATGAGTGTCCCGTGCATGGGAGAAAGACATTTCTGCATAAACCACAATCGAACCCCAGTTACaattcttgttcttatctcacaACATAGACTGTAACATAAGTCTGTCTGTGTTAAAAGCACTCACATTCAAGGATTACCTTGTTGGTGACGAAAGACGTGCGGACTAATATGATCGTTGAGTTATGTTTGCTTCCAACAGAAGTTCTTTGTTTTAGTTACATGTATTCTTCAATTTATGACAACTGattattttaaagaaaaaaaacatgAGAACAGGGCTGGTGAAAAAGAAACAACACAGCAGCAAGGCCCTCCTTCTAAGCATCATTTGCAAACTGCTTCTGGAAAGTCATCAGATTaagctccgacgaaccgccgtccCTGATAGCCTCGTGCACTTTCGCCTTCCATGTTATCGAGCTGCTCCGTATGGCGGCACCCTCCTCTGTATCACCCATGACCATATCCACGCACCTCGTGAGCTCCTCGGCGTCCAGAAACCTGTCCGCGTGGATTGCGCCGCGCACACCAATGCCCCACTCAACAACGAGGCGCGCGTTGGTGTCCTGGTCGGACCATTGCGGCACTGCCACCACCGGCACGCCACACGCCACGCTCTCCAGCGTCGAGTTCCACCTGCAGTGCGTTACAAAGCACCCAACTGCCGGGTGCGACAGTACCCGCACCTGATCGCACCACTCCACCACCATGCTCtggtcgtcatcgtcgtcatcatcatcgtcgtcagtGTCTCTGTTGTCCTTTCGCACCACCTGCAAGTACGACCGGCCGCTCGCGGCGAGGCCACGCTTCATCTCTTCCTTCTGTTGCTTGGTGGTCGCGGCGAGGCTCCCAAACGACATGTACACCACTGACCGCGCTGGCTTCGTGTCCAGCCACTCCATGTAGCCCTTTTCGTCGTGCTCAAAGAGATCTCCCACGACGGTGTTTGTGCCACTCCTAGTGTCGTCGGTGAAGAGTGATAGGACGGCTGGACCGATGGGGAACATGTCCAGTTCAGGGACGGACGCGAGGGCGCCAACCTCCAGCGCCTCGACGGTGTTCACGAGCACCATGGGTTTCCTTCCTCCTGTGCTGATGTCGACGTCCAGCTCCAGCTGTTGGAACGTCCTACGGATGTTGCCGAACGCCGCAACGATCCTCCCGTCCGTGAGGTCGGTGAAGAAGCTCGGGAGGTCGCGGATGGCCATCGGCGGGAGACCTGGCATGGCCACCGTGAACCCTGGCTCGGCGGCGTGCTCCGTCACGATCCTCTCGTAGCCGTGGAAGTAGTGCCAGTACACGGCCAGCATGGTGGCCGGCTGGTTCCAGTACAGCGCGCGTGGTAGACCACGCTTGCGGGCGACCTCGGCGGTCCACCACATGAGCATGGTGTACAGGACGCACGTCACGGGCTGGCCCCGCGCCGCGAGACGGTCTAGCACCGCCGATAAGGTGTCGGGGCCGACGCGGCCAAACGCCTCACAGTACCTCCGGGCGTCGTCCCCGTTGCCGGCGAAGAGGTGGAAGCCGCGGTCGTAGCCGTCGGAGTAGGGGACGTAGGACATGCCGCCGTCGTGGACCTCCTCGTCCGGGGACGCGAGCGAAGGGAACATGAGCCGGTGCGCGGACACGGCGGCAGACAGCGTCACACGAGCGCCGGGCATGGCCCGCACGAGGCGCTCTGCGAGCGCGCGTGCTGGGTTGATGTGGCCCTGTCCCGGGAACGCGACGACGAGGAAGTGCTGCGGCGCCATGGATGCACACGCTGGCTGGATGTCTGGACTGGAGTCCTTCGCGTCTTCAACCTACCAAG
This portion of the Lolium rigidum isolate FL_2022 unplaced genomic scaffold, APGP_CSIRO_Lrig_0.1 contig_42516_1, whole genome shotgun sequence genome encodes:
- the LOC124681430 gene encoding cyanidin 3-O-rutinoside 5-O-glucosyltransferase-like, with protein sequence MAPQHFLVVAFPGQGHINPARALAERLVRAMPGARVTLSAAVSAHRLMFPSLASPDEEVHDGGMSYVPYSDGYDRGFHLFAGNGDDARRYCEAFGRVGPDTLSAVLDRLAARGQPVTCVLYTMLMWWTAEVARKRGLPRALYWNQPATMLAVYWHYFHGYERIVTEHAAEPGFTVAMPGLPPMAIRDLPSFFTDLTDGRIVAAFGNIRRTFQQLELDVDISTGGRKPMVLVNTVEALEVGALASVPELDMFPIGPAVLSLFTDDTRSGTNTVVGDLFEHDEKGYMEWLDTKPARSVVYMSFGSLAATTKQQKEEMKRGLAASGRSYLQVVRKDNRDTDDDDDDDDDDQSMVVEWCDQVRVLSHPAVGCFVTHCRWNSTLESVACGVPVVAVPQWSDQDTNARLVVEWGIGVRGAIHADRFLDAEELTRCVDMVMGDTEEGAAIRSSSITWKAKVHEAIRDGGSSELNLMTFQKQFANDA